GCAGGCGCTCGATCGCCAGTTCCATGAAGCGCGCGCGGGTCGCGGCGAGTTGCAGCAAGGGATCGTCCTCGAGGGCGACCTTGCGGCCGTCCGCGTAGAGCAGCAGCTGCGTCCAGCGCGCGATGCGGTTGGTGCCGGTCGCATTGATCGCTTCGCGCAGCGTCGTGACCTTATGGCCGACAGCGAGGCCGCTCGAATTGGCGAGCTTCATCAGGTGCATGACCAGCACCGGATTCAGCTTGAGTTCCGCTTCGAGCTGCGCGACGGTCGGATCGCCCGAGAGGAGTTGCAGCAGGTTCAGCAAGGCATGGCGCGGCGCGCTGACACGGCGCGTCGCCGAGATCTGCGCGCGGGCGAAGAAGTAACCCTGGAAGCGATCGAAGCCGAGTTCATGGGCCGTTTCGAAATCGGCTTGCGCGTCGATGCCCGAGGCGACCAGCAGCTTGCCCGCCGACTTGAGCACGCTCGCCAGTTTCGGCAGCAGCGCGCGCGGCACACCCGTGAAATCGATCTTGACGACTTCCGCGTAGGGCAGCAGTTTGGCGAAGGTTTCGTTGGGCTGAGTCACCTCGTCGAGCACGAAGCGATAGCGGCGGCCATGCAGCTGCACGATGCGCGCCACCAGCGCGTCGTCTAACTCGATCGTCGGCGCCAGTTCGAGCATGAAGCGCTCGGCGGGCAACCGCAGGATCGCGTCGTCGAACAGCATGTCGCGGCTGACGTCGACGTAGGCCGGATGCCCGGTCAGCGCGCCGCGCAGATTGCCCTGCAGCAGACCGCGAATGATGGCTCGCGCCACGCGTTGCGCGGGATCGGGCGCACGGCCCGACGAGGCGTCGGTATCGACGCCCGCGGCGTCCGCGGCGGCACGCTCGGCCTCGAGCATGTCCGCGGTCCATTCCGGTGCGCGCACCTTGATCTCGTAGCCACACAGCATGCCGTCCCGATTCAGAATCGGCTGCCGCGCGAAGCTGGCATTCAATTGCGCATCGTCCGTTGCACCAGGTGGGTCCGTCCGGCCCGGATTCTCGATTGCGATGGTGGTCATTGTTATCCCCCCGCTAAGCGCCGCCCTGGCGCTTACTGCTGTATTTTGGTTTTCGCTGCACCGTGAGCGCCCGGCCCGGGCCGTGAAGCCCGCGGCGCCTGCGGTGCGTGCGCCGATTTTAGCTCAGGCCGCCATGCGCGGACATGCCTATGAAGCAATATCTTGAAATAATTGGAGACGCGTCTGAAAGCTATCCGGCACGAAATCACCGATACTCTTGTGCAGTGCAGAAGCGTTCCAACCGCGTTTAACCAGCAAGGAAAAACATGGACGTCAAAAGCGTGCTGTCAAATGCCTTCGCCATGCCGATCACGAGCCCGGCATTCCCCATGGGCCCGTACCGGTTCATCAACCGCGAATTTCTGATCATCACCTACCGGACCGACCCGGACAAACTGCGCGCCGTGGTGCCCGAGCCGCTCGAGATCGGCGAGCCGCTGGTTCACTACGAATTCATTCGCATGCCGGATTCGACGGGTTTCGGCGATTACACGGAAAGCGGCCAGGTGATTCCGGTGTCGTACAAGGGCGTGGCGGGCGGCTATACGTTGGCCATGTATCTGGACGATCACCCGCCGATCGCCGGCGGCCGCGAGCTGTGGGGTTTTCCGAAGAAGCTCGCGAACCCGGTGCTCGCCGTCCATACCGACACGCTCGTCGGCACGCTCGACTACGGTCCGGTGCGCATCGCCACCGGCACGATGGGCTACAAGCACCGGCAGCTCGATCTGGCGCAGCAGAAAAAACGCCTCGAAACGCCAAACTTTTTGCTCAAGGTGATTCCGCATGTGGACGGCACGCCGCGTATCTGCGAACTGGTGCGCTACTACCTTCAGGACATCGATCTGAAAGGCGCATGGACCGGCCCCGCCGCGCTCGAACTGGCGCCGCACGCGCTCGCGCCGGTCGCGGAATTGCCGGTGCTGGAGATCGTCGAGGCGCGCCATCTGCTTGCCGATCTGACGCTCGGCCTCGGCGAAGTGGTGTTCGATTATCTCGATCAGCCGGAAGCGAACCTGCGTTGATCGATTGGCGCCGGCCTCGCGCCGCCGCCACTGCAAATGCAAACGGCCGCGATAGCGGCCGTTTGCAATAGCTACAACGAAACGCGTAAGACGCGCAGCGCGTTACTTCAACACCACCTTCACATCGAAGTACTTCGCCGCGAAACGGTCGATCGTGCCGTCCGCCGGACATGTCAGCGCGCGCTCCAGCTCGCAACGTTTGAGTCATGCGTGATGAACTACACAAGCTTCGACAACGTGTCCTGCGTCGTTTCGATGACCATCAAACCGGCGCGCAAACCGGGCTTGACCGTCGCGTTCGGAAACACGAGCCTTTCCTCGTCATGCCGCACGACATAGCGGTACTCGCCGTCGCGCGCGAGCACGGCGTCTTTTGCGAACGGCGTGAAATTCGCCACGTCGGCGGCGACCAGCAATTCGAACGCATCGCTTTGCTTGGTGATCTGACCGATCACCGTGAAAGCGCGCGGCAGGTCGACACGAACCTCGCCACGCATGCCGGCCAGCAGATGACGCACCGCGTGATCGGCACCGGCGAAACGCGTCAGATCGTTCTGACCGAACGGGCGCACCTTGCCGAGTTCCAGCGTGCACGCCTGCGCGCCGCATTCTTGCGCCGTGAAATGCGAGTACGTGTTGCCCCTGGCGGTATGCAAC
The nucleotide sequence above comes from Paraburkholderia sp. FT54. Encoded proteins:
- a CDS encoding EAL domain-containing protein, coding for MTTIAIENPGRTDPPGATDDAQLNASFARQPILNRDGMLCGYEIKVRAPEWTADMLEAERAAADAAGVDTDASSGRAPDPAQRVARAIIRGLLQGNLRGALTGHPAYVDVSRDMLFDDAILRLPAERFMLELAPTIELDDALVARIVQLHGRRYRFVLDEVTQPNETFAKLLPYAEVVKIDFTGVPRALLPKLASVLKSAGKLLVASGIDAQADFETAHELGFDRFQGYFFARAQISATRRVSAPRHALLNLLQLLSGDPTVAQLEAELKLNPVLVMHLMKLANSSGLAVGHKVTTLREAINATGTNRIARWTQLLLYADGRKVALEDDPLLQLAATRARFMELAIERLPEAGRDEADAAFLTGVFSFVDAVFGGSLESTLNVLTLSRPIQAGILHRQGVLGLLLTAVEALERGAWHELETLCARLPPLTVEEVAELGLEAGAWAGVADRSAEGLERIED
- a CDS encoding acetoacetate decarboxylase translates to MDVKSVLSNAFAMPITSPAFPMGPYRFINREFLIITYRTDPDKLRAVVPEPLEIGEPLVHYEFIRMPDSTGFGDYTESGQVIPVSYKGVAGGYTLAMYLDDHPPIAGGRELWGFPKKLANPVLAVHTDTLVGTLDYGPVRIATGTMGYKHRQLDLAQQKKRLETPNFLLKVIPHVDGTPRICELVRYYLQDIDLKGAWTGPAALELAPHALAPVAELPVLEIVEARHLLADLTLGLGEVVFDYLDQPEANLR